In Electrophorus electricus isolate fEleEle1 chromosome 1, fEleEle1.pri, whole genome shotgun sequence, a single window of DNA contains:
- the scn1lab gene encoding sodium channel, voltage-gated, type I like, alpha b isoform X3: MAAQLLVPPGPDSFQPFVPESLAAIERRIAEEAACRPKGERGGEEDDENGPKPNSDLEAGKSLPFIYGDVPSSMVSVPLEDLDPYYSNQTTFIVLNRGKTLFRFNATPALYFLSPFNPLRRLSIKVLVHSMFSFVIMCTILTNCAFMTLSSPPDWAKNVEYTFTGIYTFESLIKILARGFCVGKFTFLRDPWNWLDFSVILMAYVTEFVDLGNVSALRTFRVLRALKTISVIPGLKTIVGALIQSVKKLSDVMILTVFCLSVFALIGLQLFMGNLRQKCVRIPLNDTQLNGTQGDPAIALNASTGLELLNATSTFNWTEYIMDESNYYFLPNHRDALLCGNASDAGQCPEGFWCIKAGRNPDYGYTSFDTFSWAFLSLFRLMTQDFWENLYQQTLRAAGKPYMIFFVLVIFLGSFYLVNLILAVVAMAYDEQNQATIEEAQQKEEEFQAMLEQLKRQQEEAQVAAAAAATENGEYSGRGGPSEESSSGGSRLSSKSAKERRNRRKKRKQREEEEEKVDQEKVHKSESEDSIRRSGFRFSIDANRLSYEKKCSTPNQSLLSIRGSLFSPRRNSRASLFSFRGRARDFGSENDFADDEHSTFEDSDSRRGSLFVPRRLERRSSTISQCSLAAPRIMLPANGKMHCTVDCNGVVSLVGGTSVPTSPIGRLLPEGTTTESEARKKRSGSHQTSDYLDEAVARKRALSVASILTNTMEELEESRQKCPPCWYKFANGFLIWDCCPVWLKVKELVNMVVMDPFVDLAITICIVLNTVFMAMEHYPMTKEFNDVLSVGNLVFTGIFTAEMCLKVIALDPYYYFQEGWNIFDGIIVSLSLMELGLANVEGLSVLRSFRLLRVFKLAKSWPTLNMLIKIIGNSVGALGNLTLVLAIIVFIFAVVGMQLFGKSYRECMCKISDGCELPRWHMVDFFHSFLIVFRVLCGEWIETMWDCMEVAGQSMCLIVFMMVMVIGNLVVLNLFLALLLSSFSADNLAATDDDSEMNNLQIAVGRIQKGVALVKSALRHFLQSLFLAGAKPGALDEEKPLDDLHSDGKENCLANHAPVAVDLGKDFLREGCVSPSNGVEGHGKYGIEEGDYMSFIHNPSLTVTVPIAVGESDFENLNTEDFSSETSDVEGSKEKLPVDKVLSSSEGSTVDIRPPGEGAESVELEPEESLDPEDCFTEGCMMRFQCCQVDVEKGRWRSWWNLRKTCFVIVEHNWFESFIIFMILLSSGALAFEDIYIEQRKTIKTVLEYADKVFTYVFILEMLLKWVAYGFVKYFTNAWCWLDFLIVDVSLVSLIATALGYSELSAIKSLRTLRALRPLRALSRFEGMRVVVNALLGAIPSIMNVLLVCLIFWLIFSIMGVNLFAGKYYHCVNSTTDKLLPIEEVNNRSECLALNDSARWKNVKINFDNVGAGYLALLQVATFKGWMDIMYAAVDSRNLEEQPKYEVNLYMYLYFVIFIIFGSFFTLNLFIGVIIDNFNQQKKKFGGQDIFMTEEQKKYYNAMKKLGSKKPQKPIPRPTNKFQGLIFDLITKQAFDIVIMILICLNMVTMMVETDDQTKEMDIILYWINLVFIVLFTGECVLKMVSLRHYFFTVGWNVFDFVVVILSIVGMFLSEVIEKYFVSPTLFRVIRLARIGRILRLIKGAKGIRTLLFALMMSLPALFNIGLLLFLVMFIYAIFGMSNFAYVKHEAGIDDMFNFETFGNSMLCLFQITTSAGWDGLLAPILNKREPDCDSETEHPGNSYRGDCGNPSVGIFFFVSYIIICFLIVVNMYIAVILENFSVATEESAEPLSEDDFEMFYEVWERFDPNATQFVEYDKLSEFADALDPPLRIPKPNKIQLIAMDLPMVSGDRIHCLDILFAFTLRVLGEEGEMDALRGQMEERFMASNPSKVSYEPITTTLRRKQEEMSAVVIQRAFRCYRIRATVKKASDMYRQQLQGGSEAPPEKEVLVIGKFHENSASDKTDMTPSSASPPSYNSVAKSEKDMYEKERRKKEDCAKDTRERKK; encoded by the exons ATGGCTGCCCAGCTGCTTGTTCCTCCTGGACCTGACAGCTTCCAGCCTTTCGTTCCCGAGTCCCTCGCTGCCATCGAGCGGCGCATCGCCGAGGAGGCAGCGTGCCGGCCCAAGGGCGAGCGAGGTGGCGAGGAAGACGACGAGAATGGACCCAAGCCCAACAGCGACCTGGAGGCGGGGAAGTCCCTGCCCTTCATCTACGGGGACGTCCCATCCTCTATGGTGTCTGTCCCCCTGGAGGACCTGGACCCCTACTACAGTAACCAAACA ACGTTTATAGTACTGAACCGTGGGAAAACTCTCTTTCGCTTCAACGCCACACCTGCCCTCTACTTCCTGAGTCCCTTTAACCCTCTGAGAAGACTGTCCATCAAAGTGCTGGTGCATTC GATGTTCAGTTTTGTGATCATGTGCACCATTCTGACCAACTGCGCCTTCATGACCCTGAGCAGCCCACCAGATTGGGCCAAGAATGTGGA GTACACATTCACAGGGATCTACACGTTTGAGTCCTTGATTAAAATCTTGGCCCGGGGCTTCTGTGTGGGGAAGTTCACATTCCTGCGTGACCCCTGGAACTGGCTGGATTTCAGCGTCATCCTCATGGC ATATGTAACTGAGTTTGTGGATCTGGGCAATGTCTCTGCACTGAGAACCTTCAGGGTTCTTCGAGCGCTCAAAACTATTTCTGTCATCCCAG GTCTAAAGACTATCGTGGGCGCCCTGATCCAGTCTGTGAAGAAGCTGTCGGACGTGATGATCCTCACCGTCTTCTGCCTGAGCGTCTTCGCCCTCATCGGCCTGCAGCTCTTCATGGGGAACCTGCGGCAGAAGTGTGTGAGGATCCCACTGAACGACACGCAGCTGAATGGCACACAGGGCGACCCCGCCATCGCACTCAACGCCAGCACCGGCCTCGAGCTGCTTAACGCTACTAGCACCTTCAACTGGACCGAGTATATTATGGATGAGA GTAATTATTATTTCCTTCCCAACCACAGAGATGCTCTGCTCTGTGGGAATGCCAGTGATGCAGG GCAGTGTCCAGAAGGCTTTTGGTGCATAAAGGCAGGGCGCAACCCGGACTACGGTTACACGAGCTTTGACACGTTCAGCTGGGcgttcctctctctgttccgACTCATGACTCAGGACTTCTGGGAGAACCTCTACCAGCAG ACCCTGCGTGCTGCTGGAAAGCCCTACATGATCTTCTTCGTGCTGGTGATCTTTCTGGGTTCCTTCTACCTGGTCAATCTGATCCTGGCTGTGGTGGCCATGGCCTACGACGAGCAGAACCAAGCCACCATCGAGGAGGCGcagcagaaagaggaggagtTCCAGGCCATGCTGGAGCAGCTCAagaggcagcaggaggaggcgcag GTTGCCGCGGCAGCAGCGGCGACGGAGAACGGCGAGTACAGCGGGAGGGGCGGGCCATCCGAGGAGAGCTCCTCCGGGGGGTCCAGACTCAGCTCCAAAAGCGCAAAGGAACGACGCAATAGGCGGAAGAAGAGAAAGCagcgggaggaggaggaggagaaagtggACCAGGAGAAGGTCCACAAGTCCGAGTCCGAGGACAGCATCAGGCGGTCAGGCTTTCGCTTCTCAATAGATGCCAACAGGTTGTCCTACGAGAAGAAGTGCTCCACCCCAAACCAG TCTCTCCTCAGCATCCGcggttctctgttctctccgcGGAGGAATAGCCGCGCGAGTCTGTTCAGCTTTCGCGGCCGGGCTCGGGACTTCGGCTCGGAGAACGATTTCGCCGACGACGAGCACAGCACGTTCGAGGACAGCGACAGCCGGCGAGGGTCACTGTTTGTGCCCCGCCGCCTCGAGAGGAGGAGCTCCACCATCAGCCAGTGTAGCCTCGCAGCGCCCCGGATCATGCTTCCAGCCAATGGCAAGATGCACTGCACCGTGGACTGCAATGGCGTGGTCTCCTTGGTGGGCGGGACCTCTGTGCCTACGTCACCGATTGGTCGGTTGCTTCCCGAG GGAACGACCACAGAATCGGAGGCTCGTAAGAAGCGGTCAGGTTCACATCAGACTTCCGATTACCTGGACGAGGCAGTGGCTAGGAAAAGAGCTTTAAGTGTGGCCAGCATTCTCACAAACACTATGGAag AGCTGGAGGAGTCCAGGCAGAAGTGCCCCCCCTGCTGGTACAAGTTCGCCAATGGCTTTCTGATCTGGGACTGCTGCCCAGTGTGGCTGAAGGTGAAGGAACTCGTCAACATGGTGGTGATGGACCCCTTCGTGGACCTGGCTATCACCATCTGCATCGTCCTCAACACAGTCTTCATGGCCATGGAGCACTACCCCATGACCAAGGAGTTCAATGACGTGCTCTCTGTCGGGAACTTG GTGTTCACGGGGATCTTCACGGCAGAGATGTGTCTGAAGGTCATCGCACTCGACCCCTACTACTACTTCCAGGAGGGGTGGAACATCTTTGATGGCATCATCGTGAGCTTAAGTTTGATGGAGCTGGGCCTGGCCAATGTGGAAGGGCTCTCCGTGCTCAGGTCCTTCCGATTG CTGAGGGTCTTCAAGCTGGCTAAGTCGTGGCCCACCCTCAACATGCTGATCAAGATCATCGGCAACTCGGTGGGCGCCCTGGGCAACCTGACCCTGGTGCTGGCCATCATCGTCTTCATCTTCGCCGTGGTGGGCATGCAGCTGTTCGGGAAGAGCTACCGCGAGTGCATGTGCAAGATCTCGGACGGCTGCGAGCTGCCGCGCTGGCACATGGTGGACTTCTTCCACTCCTTCCTGATTGTGTTCCGCGTGCTGTGTGGCGAGTGGATCGAGACCATGTGGGACTGTATGGAGGTGGCTGGCCAGTCCATGTGCCTCATCGTCTtcatgatggtgatggtgatcgGGAACCTGGTG GTGCTGAATCTCTTTCTGGCCCTGCTGCTGAGCTCGTTCAGCGCCGACAACCTGGCCGCCACCGACGACGACAGTGAGATGAACAACCTGCAGATCGCCGTGGGCCGCATCCAAAAGGGGGTCGCCTTGGTCAAGTCGGCTCTGCGTCACTTCCTCCAGAGCCTCTTCTTGGCCGGCGCCAAACCAGGAGCCTTGGATGAGGAGAAGCCCCTGGACGATCTGCACAGCGACGGCAAAGAAAACTGCCTGGCCAATCACGCGCCTGTCGCCGTCGACCTCGGCAAGGACTTCCTCAGAGAGGGCTGCGTCTCGCCCAGCAACGGGGTTGAAGGGCATGGGAAGTACGGGATCGAGGAAGGCGACTACATGTCGTTCATCCACAACCCCAGCCTCACCGTCACCGTGCCCATCGCCGTGGGAGAGTCAGACTTCGAGAACCTAAACACGGAAGATTTCAGCAGCGAGACCTCGGACGTGGAGGGCAGCAAAGAG AAGCTTCCTGTGGACAAGGTTCTCAGCTCCTCTGAGGGCAGCACGGTGGACATCAGACCCCCTGGAGAAGGGGCAGAGTCAGTAGAACTGGAACCTGAAGAGTCTCTGGACCCAGAGGACTGCTtcactgaag GTTGTATGATGAGGTTCCAGTGCTGTCAGGTGGATGTGGAGAAGGGCCGGTGGAGGAGCTGGTGGAACCTGAGGAAGACTTGCTTCGTCATCGTGGAGCACAACTGGTTTGAgtccttcatcatcttcatgaTCCTGCTGAGTAGCGGGGCTCtg gcattcGAGGATATCTACATAGAGCAGCGGAAGACAATAAAGACTGTGCTGGAATATGCTGATAAAGTCTTCACCTACGTATTCATCCTGGAGATGTTGCTCAAATGGGTTGCGTATGGTTTCGTCAAGTATTTCACCAATGCCTGGTGTTGGCTTGACTTCCTTATTGTAGAT GTGTCTTTGGTCAGTCTCATCGCTACTGCTCTGGGTTACTCTGAGCTGAGTGCCATTAAGTCGCTGAGGACCCTACGTGCTCTGAGACCGTTAAGAGCATTGTCACGCTTTGAAGGCATGCGG GTGGTAGTGAACGCTCTGCTCGGCGCCATCCCCTCCATCATGAACGTGCTGCTGGTGTGTCTGATTTTCTGGCTCATCTTTAGCATCATGGGCGTCAACCTGTTCGCCGGCAAATACTACCACTGTGTGAACAGCACCACGGACAAGCTGCTCCCCATCGAAGAGGTCAACAACAGGTCCGAGTGCCTGGCGCTCAACGACAGCGCACGCTGGAAGAACGTCAAGATCAACTTTGACAACGTGGGCGCCGGTTACCTGGCCCTGCTCCAAGTG GCCACATTCAAAGGCTGGATGGACATCATGTACGCTGCAGTAGACTCGCGCAAC CTGGAGGAACAACCAAAGTATGAAGTGAATCTCTATATGTACCTGTACTTCGTCATCTTTATCATCTTTGGCTCCTTCTTCACGCTCAACCTCTTCATCGGCGTCATCATAGACAACTTCAACCAGCAGAAGAAAAAG TTTGGAGGTCAGGACATCTTCATGACTGAAGAACAGAAGAAGTACTACAATGCCATGAAGAAGCTCGGCTCGAAGAAACCCCAGAAACCTATCCCCAGACCCACA AACAAGTTCCAGGGCCTTATCTTCGATCTCATCACCAAACAAGCCTTCGACATCGTCATCATGATCCTGATCTGCCTGAACATGGTGACGATGATGGTGGAGACAGACGACCAAACAAAGGAGATGGACATCATCCTGTACTGGATCAACCTGGTCTTCATCGTGCTCTTTACTGGCGAGTGTGTGCTGAAGATGGTGTCTCTGCGCCACTACTTCTTCACCGTGGGCTGGAACGTGTTCGACTTCGTGGTCGTCATACTGTCCATTGTCG gtATGTTCCTCTCAGAGGTGATTGAGAAGTACTTTGTCTCTCCCACCTTATTCCGAGTTATCCGATTGGCTAGGATCGGCCGTATTCTCCGCCTCATCAAGGGAGCCAAGGGCATCCGCACCCTCCTGTTCGCCttaatgatgtcacttcctgccCTTTTCAACATCGGGCTCCTCCTCTTTTTGGTGATGTTCATCTATGCCATCTTCGGCATGTCCAACTTCGCCTACGTGAAGCACGAGGCCGGAATCGATGACATGTTCAACTTCGAGACCTTCGGCAACTCCATGCTGTGCCTGTTCCAGATTACCACCTCTGCTGGCTGGGATGGTCTGCTGGCGCCCATCCTCAACAAACGCGAACCGGACTGCGACAGCGAGACGGAGCACCCGGGCAACTCGTACCGCGGTGACTGCGGGAACCCCTCGGTCGGCATCTTCTTCTTCGTGAGCTACATCATCATCTGCTTCCTGATCGTCGTCAACATGTACATCGCTGTCATCCTGGAGAACTTCAGCGTGGCCACGGAGGAGAGCGCCGAGCCGCTGAGCGAAGATGACTTTGAGATGTTCTACGAGGTGTGGGAGCGCTTCGACCCCAACGCCACGCAGTTCGTGGAGTACGACAAGCTGTCCGAATTCGCGGATGCCCTGGACCCACCGCTGCGCATCCCCAAGCCCAACAAAATCCAGCTTATCGCCATGGACCTGCCCATGGTCAGCGGTGACCGCATCCACTGCCTGGACATCCTGTTCGCCTTCACCCTCCGTGTGCTGGGCGAGGAGGGCGAGATGGACGCCCTACGCGGGCAGATGGAGGAACGCTTCATGGCTTCTAACCCATCCAAGGTATCGTACGAGCCCATCACCACCACGCTGCGCCGCAAGCAGGAGGAGATGTCGGCCGTGGTCATCCAGAGGGCCTTCCGTTGCTACCGCATCCGTGCCACCGTGAAGAAGGCCTCGGACATGTACCggcagcagctgcagggagGCAGCGAGGCGCCGCCCGAGAAGGAGGTGCTTGTCATTGGCAAGTTCCACGAGAACTCGGCGTCGGACAAAACGGACATGACCCCGTCGTCGGCGTCGCCGCCGTCGTACAACAGCGTGGCCAAGTCGGAGAAGGACATGTACGAGAAGGAGCGACGCAAGAAGGAGGACTGCGCAAAAGACACGCGCGAGAGGAAGAAATGA